A stretch of Tripterygium wilfordii isolate XIE 37 chromosome 11, ASM1340144v1, whole genome shotgun sequence DNA encodes these proteins:
- the LOC120008905 gene encoding AAA-ATPase At3g28580-like — MPMAEMMTQLGPAIAGLMFITAIFRDHLPPQLRDFINRYFHRLLDLFYPYIQITFAELTGERLKRSEAYSLIESYLSANSTLHAKRLKADDVKESKSIILSMDDQEEVIDEFNGIKVWWISIRNVTKTQSFSFYPASEEKKYYKLTFHKRDREVITGPYIDHVLREGKAIAAKNRQRKLFTNNPSENWRYYKANKWSHVMFEHPASFDTLAMEEKKKEEIKKDLIKFSQSKDYYTKIGKAWKRGYLLYGPPGTGKSTMITAMANLLNYDVYDLELTTVKDNTELKRLFIETTNKSIIVIEDIDCSLDLTGQRKEKEKKKDEDQENKEPNPQKEKEKEETKSKVTLSGLLNFIDGLWSACGGERIIIFTTNYVDKLDPALIRRGRMDKHIEMSYCCFEAFKLLAKNYLDIESHTLFPTIARLFEETKMTPADVAENLMPKSVDEDVEICLNRLIEAMEVAKEEEEARKKSEEAALLKAENERLTSTQEDVKDSEASVKGVKENGVLDKEVSVKEVNGNGITP; from the coding sequence ATGCCAATGGCAGAGATGATGACTCAACTGGGTCCAGCCATAGCTGGCTTGATGTTCATCACGGCAATATTTCGCGATCATCTCCCTCCTCAACTCCGAGACTTCATCAATCGGTACTTTCACCGATTGCTGGATCTGTTCTATCCATATATCCAAATCACATTCGCCGAACTCACTGGAGAACGTCTTAAGCGTAGCGAGGCATACAGTCTGATTGAAAGCTATCTTAGTGCCAACTCAACCCTGCACGCCAAACGTCTCAAAGCTGATGATGTTAAAGAGAGCAAGTCTATAATACTAAGCATGGATGATCAGGAAGAGGTCATCGATGAATTCAATGGCATCAAGGTCTGGTGGATTTCAATAAGAAATGTTACCAAAACACAATCATTTTCTTTCTATCCTGCCTCCGAAGAGAAGAAATATTACAAGCTCACATTCCACAAACGCGACAGAGAAGTCATCACAGGACCGTATATTGATCATGTGTTGAGAGAGGGTAAGGCTATCGCGGCCAAAAATAGGCAGAGAAAGCTATTTACTAACAATCCTAGCGAGAATTGGAGATATTACAAGGCAAATAAATGGAGTCATGTGATGTTTGAGCACCCTGCGTCGTTTGATACTCTGGcaatggaggagaagaagaaagaagagatcaagaaGGACCTTATCAAGTTCAGTCAGAGCAAAGACTACTATACAAAAATTGGTAAGGCGTGGAAGCGTGGTTATCTCCTATATGGTCCTCCAGGGACAGGCAAATCAACCATGATCACAGCCATGGCTAATTTGTTGAATTATGATGTCTATGACCTTGAGTTGACGACGGTCAAGGATAATACTGAGCTTAAAAGGCTATTTATCGAGACCACAAACAAGTCTATCATTGTGATCGAGGACATTGATTGCTCGCTCGATCTCACAGGacaaagaaaggagaaagagaagaagaaggatgagGATCAAGAAAACAAGGAACCAAATCCtcagaaggaaaaggaaaaagaggaGACGAAGAGTAAGGTCACTTTGTCTGGCCTTTTGAACTTCATTGATGGACTTTGGTCTGCTTGTGGTGGTGAAAGAATCATCATCTTCACAACTAATTATGTGGACAAGCTTGATCCTGCTTTAATTAGGAGGGGAAGGATGGACAAGCATATAGAGATGTCTTATTGTTGCTTTGAAGCTTTCAAGTTGCTTGCAAAGAACTACTTGGACATTGAGTCGCACACCTTGTTTCCTACAATTGCACGATTATTTGAAGAGACCAAGATGACTCCTGCTGATGTTGCTGAGAATTTGATGCCCAAGTCTGTGGATGAAGATGTGGAGATTTGTTTGAACAGATTGATTGAAGCCATGGAGGTTgcaaaggaggaggaggaggcaaGAAAAAAATCTGAAGAAGCAGCGCTGTTGAAGGCCGAGAATGAGAGGTTGACATCTACGCAGGAAGACGTGAAAGATAGTGAAGCATCAGTCAAGGGAGTGAAGGAAAATGGGGTGCTTGACAAAGAAGTATCAGTTAAAGAAGTGAATGGAAATGGGATCACCCCCTAA
- the LOC120009662 gene encoding AAA-ATPase ASD, mitochondrial-like encodes MTPKDMFSHVGSVAASLMFFWAIFQQYFPHQIRNSIEKYQQRLVNYFYPYIQIRFNEFTGERLMRSEAYSAIEIYLSTRTSAQAKRLKADVVKNNQSLVLSMDDHEEVADEFKGVKLWWASGKHISKTQSLSFYPVTDEKRYYKLSFHKRHRELILGPYLNHVLKEGKAMKIKNRQRKLYTNNSSHWSHVVFEHPATFQTVAMEAEAKNEIMDDLITFSQAEEFYARIGRAWKRGYLLFGPPGTGKSTMIAAMANLLNYDVYDLELTAVKDNTELRRLLIETSSKSIIVIEDIDCSLDLTGQRRKKKEKEEEGGVEKEKLGKEEKESKPSQVTLSGLLNFIDGLWSACGGERLIVFTTNHVEKLDPALIRKGRMDNHIQLTYCRFEAFKVLAKNYLQLESHDLFSRIDELLKDVDMTPADVAEHLMPKKNVKGIADVCLNSLIVGLEKAKEEARLKLEQEKQLPVEESQGSALLAASEGAASDAKK; translated from the exons atgacaCCAAAAGACATGTTCTCTCATGTAGGATCAGTGGCTGCaagtttgatgtttttctggGCAATCTTTCAACAATATTTCCCTCACCAAATTAGAAACTCTATTGAGAAGTACCAACAAAGATTGGTGAATTACTTCTACCCTTACATCCAGATCAGGTTCAACGAATTCACAGGTGAGCGGCTGATGCGCAGCGAAGCTTACTCTGCTATAGAAATATACCTTAGCACCAGGACATCTGCACAAGCAAAACGATTGAAGGCCGACGTTGTTAAGAACAACCAGTCTCTAGTTCTAAGCATGGATGACCATGAAGAGGTTGCTGATGAATTCAAAGGAGTGAAGCTCTGGTGGGCTTCAGGAAAACACATatccaaaacacaatctttgtCTTTCTACCCTGTCACAGACGAGAAAAG GTACTACAAGCTCAGTTTCCACAAACGACATCGGGAGCTCATACTGGGTCCTTACCTAAATCATGTTCTGAAAGAAGGTAAGGCAATGAAGATCAAGAACAGGCAGAGAAAGCTTTACACCAACAACAGCTCACATTGGAGCCATGTAGTGTTCGAACACCCAGCAACATTTCAGACGGTAGCAATGGAAGCAGAGGCGAAAAATGAGATTATGGATGACCTTATCACATTCAGCCAAGCAGAGGAATTTTACGCAAGAATTGGGAGGGCTTGGAAAAGAGGGTATCTCCTCTTCGGTCCTCCCGGTACCGGTAAGTCCACCATGATTGCTGCCATGGCAAATCTGTTGAACTACGATGTCTATGATCTTGAATTAACTGCTGTGAAAGACAACACTGAGCTAAGGAGGCTCTTGATTGAGACTTCAAGCAAGTCTATTATAGTGATTGAGGACATCGATTGCTCGCTAGATTTAACTGGTCAGAGgaggaagaaaaaggagaaagaagaagagggaggagttgagaaggaaaaacttggtaaagaagagaaagagagcaAACCCAGTCAAGTTACACTTTCAGGACTATTGAATTTCATTGATGGGCTTTGGTCTGCTTGTGGTGGAGAAAGACTAATAGTTTTTACAACTAATCATGTGGAGAAGCTTGATCCTGCTTTGATTCGAAAAGGCAGGATGGACAATCACATACAGTTGACATACTGTAGATTTGAAGCATTCAAGGTTTTGGCTAAGAACTATCTTCAGCTTGAATCACACGatttgttttcaagaattgatgaGTTGTTAAAGGACGTTGATATGACACCAGCTGATGTGGCCGAGCATTTGATGCCTAAGAAGAATGTTAAAGGGATTGCAGATGTTTGCTTGAATAGTCTGATTGTAGGTCTGGAAAAGGCAAAAGAGGAAGCAAGATTGAAACTTGAACAAGAGAAGCAACTACCAGTTGAAGAAAGTCAGGGCTCTGCATTATTAGCAGCAAGTGAAGGTGCAGCATCTGATGCAAAGAAGTGA